One segment of Brassica napus cultivar Da-Ae chromosome C3, Da-Ae, whole genome shotgun sequence DNA contains the following:
- the LOC106448753 gene encoding E3 ubiquitin-protein ligase PRT6 isoform X1: protein METDSRANNSLLKRLASVGVPKKCCSKRGLVEFVRSNRSRTSEIVSALLPTDEDVKIGLKGTRERSRLSAVSPTMKKRFRESMSWLQWLMFQDEPGVSLKSLAKLNVDQRGVCGSVWGENDIAYRCRTCESDSTCAICVACFENGDHSSHDYSITYTSGGCCDCGDDAAWKQEGFCSNHKGSEQIQPLSENLAESVGPVLDALFACWNSKLLSAEGIRKKDARSNDALAVRQKMSNEMTFAVVEMLLGFYKSSESLLSFVSRRIVASSGLLILLVKAERFLDQDVMKKLHDLFLKLIGDPVFKPEFAKALVSYYPLVVSGAVEKGDDPKFMKYPILPLFSVQFFTVPTLATVLVKEMNLLAMLLGCLSDIFLSCCGEDGGVLQATKWVRLCEISDRVIADLKYVTSHDVVSKYATHEHLELSRSWLKLLTVAQGMDPLKRETGIHIEEENENMHLFFDLSHSIAGIHSLLVNGAYSPASDEQLENERTTKADGDGERYAKVGKLSHKDSVCTAMISSSFFDSSMASEVHEVDAFRTLIPSSAIWLIRECLKVLETCLGNDEGISKFLCKLVSPSGRSVSSRGPSTEVQADVRTDCRRVSRNSSDPTENASGVHILGLCDWPDIHYDVSFQAISVHLPLHRLLSLLIGKALRMCYGESTLHHGVNDFFSYVLGDFHPCGFSALVMEHVLRVRVFCAQVIAGMWKKNGDTALVSCEWYRSVRRSEQGLELDLFLLQCCGALAPADSYVNKLLSRFGLSSYLSLNLDITNEYEPVLVQEMLALLIQILQERRFCGFSTAESLRREIICKLATGDFTRSQLVKSLPRDLSKSDELQEVLDNVSDYCNPSGMNQGKYSLRSSCWKELDLYHPRLHSGELQSAEERFSRYCGVSALATQLPRWRMIYPPLKGLSRIGTCKATFQIISSALYYALQSGTSVKSRAPDGVLITALHLLSLSLDICTQQRESNIQACCVEDSIPILELSGLEIMGINQRTGYESLLSLLVSLMRTRKDDGLHQFPEAGSCNISSWIAKLLKKFSAIDSVCMKLLQSLAPEVVSQSGFDKVTSGAASDAKRKAKARERQAAILAKMKAEQAKFLSTLSSSMDDDDPRSETETSDSLMEQDSEIAVREVCSLCHDPDSKDPVSFLIFLQKSKLLSFVDRGPPSWDQRSQSEKKMSVDGVRVVLRRNFSSDSLMIPHDATSEPATDSVFESLTTRLIRNGQTEKRSSDGMGKDESNMESMEIAMYQTARRKINNVINQSLTHVDQRPHAAESSSERNPVGGLPTLQVRVPDIRSRQTSRHSDVSSDGFHPTDCDGVYLSSCGHAVHQSCLERYLKSLKERSDRRNVFEGAHIVDLKLGEFLCPACRGLANSVLPACAGDLCSVSSIQESSHDMLGKSDAQMPSLRLCEALCLLRSAADEIEDGDCVRTVSLQGDESIRKDLESVSNKLWNFYFSERQENFPGSHWLSQSIVMWDTLKYSLISMEIVTRCAKSSVFPVYCIDSLYEELNTSKGTALSLLLRVVQSTRTKNALHVCQRFVGLKHLAESICSGISSSPSSSIFGSEADSLKNINLLWNRSSDPVLFHDPFSSLMWALFCLPSPFITCQESLLSLVHIFYSVSLVQTIIAYCAGRMFDLSNLDNLLSDISIALRESGGWEYFRSNNMDLSCDIKETIRKYSLPFLRRCAMLWRLLETTTSGKLHEEVDKFDESTSDNMDFMHSPQSELNHVNELEKMFKIPPIDTILSDELLRSSTQTWLGHFQKEYKVYRVKEPLCITPVVPFQLMKLPNLYQDLLQRYIKKPCSSCKEVLEEPALCLLCGRLCSPIRPPCCRESGCQTHAVTCGAGTGVFLLIRRTTILLQRFGRQSSWPSLYLDTFGEEDTNMFRGKRLYLNEERYAALTDMVGSHGLDQSSKVLNQTTLGIFLT, encoded by the exons ATGGAGACCGACTCGCGTGCAAATAATTCTCTCCTCAAG aggcTTGCGTCTGTTGGGGTACCTAAGAAATGCTGTTCCAAGCGTGGCCTAGTGGAATTCGTTAGATCTAACCGATCCAGGACTTCGGAGATCGTCTCTGCTCTCTTACCTACAGATGAGGATGTGAAAATTGGATTGAAGGGAACTAGGGAACGGTCTCGCTTGTCTGCGGTGAGTCCCACCATGAAGAAGAGGTTCAGGGAGAGCATGAGCTGGCTGCAGTGGCTGATGTTCCAGGACGAGCCTGGCGTTTCCTTGAAGAGTCTGGCGAAACTGAACGTTGATCAGCGAGGCGTCTGCGGCTCCGTCTGGGGAGAGAACGACATAGCGTATCGGTGCAGGACGTGCGAGAGTGACTCCACTTGCGCGATCTGCGTGGCTTGTTTCGAGAATGGCGATCACAGCTCCCACGACTATTCGATCACCTACACGAGCGGTGGCTGTTGCGATTGTGGGGATGATGCAGCGTGGAAACAAGAAGGTTTCTGTTCGAATCATAAAGGCTCCGAGCAGATTCAGCCCCTCTCGGAGAATCTAGCGGAGTCGGTTGGGCCTGTACTTGATGCTCTTTTTGCTTGCTGGAATAGCAAGCTCTTATCCGCGGAAGGTATTCGTAAGAAAGATGCTAGATCCAACGATGCTCTTGCGGTACGCCAAAAGATGTCCAACGAGATGACATTCGCAGTGGTTGAGATGCTTCTGGGATTTTACAAGTCCAGTGAGAGTTTGCTAAGTTTCGTTTCTAGAAGGATTGTCGCTTCAAGTGGTCTATTGATACTTCTCGTAAAGGCTGAGAGGTTCTTGGACCAAGATGTTATGAAGAAACTGCACGACTTGTTCCTCAAATTGATTGGAGATCCAGTCTTTAAGCCGGAATTTGCAAAAGCGCTTGTGAGTTATTATCCGCTTGTCGTTAGTGGAGCGGTTGAGAAGGGTGATGATCCCAAGTTCATGAAATATCCAATACTGCCTCTGTTTTCTGTGCAATTCTTCACGGTGCCAACTCTAGCAACAGTTCTGGTGAAGGAAATGAATTTGCTAGCAATGCTTTTGGGATGCCTCAGTGatatctttctttcttgttgTGGGGAGGATGGTGGTGTGCTACAG GCTACAAAGTGGGTACGGTTGTGTGAGATAAGTGACCGTGTCATTGCAGACTTGAAATATGTTACGAGCCATGATGTAGTTTCGAAGTACGCAACACATGAACATCTGGAGTTATCAAGATCATGGTTGAAACTATTGACCGTTGCTCAAGGAATGGATCCTCTGAAACGAGAGACTGGAATCCAtattgaagaagaaaatgagaacaTGCATTTGTTCTTTGATTTGAGTCACTCAATAGCTGGTATTCACTCTCTGTTGGTTAATGGTGCATATTCTCCTGCCAGTGATGAACAATTAGAAAATGAGAGAACCACCAAGGCTGATGGAGATGGAGAAAGGTATGCAAAAGTTGGGAAATTGTCTCATAAAGATTCTGTATGTACTGCGATGATAAGTAGCAGCTTCTTTGATAGCTCGATGGCTTCTGAAGTCCACGAAGTTGACGCTTTCCGTACCCTGATTCCTTCTTCTGCCATATGGTTGATACGCGAGTGTTTGAAAGTTCTGGAGACTTGCTTAGGAAATGATGAAGGTATATCAAAATTTCTTTGCAAGTTGGTTTCTCCTAGCGGCAGAAGTGTATCTAGTAGAGGACCGAGTACGGAGGTTCAGGCAGATGTTAGGACTGACTGTAGGAGAGTATCTCGCAACTCTTCCGATCCTACGGAGAATGCATCAGGAGTACATATACTTGGTTTGTGTGATTGGCCGGACATCCACTACGATGTGAGCTTTCAGGCTATATCAGTCCATCTACCGTTACACCGATTGCTTTCTTTGCTCATAGGAAAAGCATTAAGGATGTGTTATGGAGAATCAACTTTGCACCATGGAGTCAACGACTTCTTCAGCTATGTTTTAGGAGATTTCCATCCTTGTGGATTTTCTGCACTTGTTATGGAGCATGTTCTCCGGGTAAGGGTGTTCTGTGCCCAAGTTATCGCTGGAATGTGGAAGAAGAATGGGGATACTGCATTAGTATCTTGTGAGTGGTATCGGTCAGTTCGTCG GTCAGAACAGGGGCTTGAACTTGATCTATTTCTCCTGCAATGTTGTGGTGCGTTGGCTCCTGCAGATTCTTATGTTAATAAGCTTCTCAGTCGGTTTGGGCTCTCGAGCTATCTTTCACTAAACCTCGATATAACAAATGA gtATGAACCAGTTTTGGTCCAGGAAATGCTTGCTCTTCTGATACAGATTCTGCAAGAAAGGCGATTTTGTGGTTTTTCTACTGCTGAAAGTTTGAGAAGAGAGATCATCTGCAAGTTGGCTACTGGAGATTTCACTCGTAGTCAATTGGTCAAATCTTTACCCCGTGATCTCTCCAAGTCGGATGAGCTCCAGGAGGTCTTAGATAACGTTTCAGACTATTGTAATCCATCCGGCATGAACCAG GGAAAGTATTCACTACGGTCATCTTGTTGGAAGGAGTTGGATCTCTATCACCCTCGTTTGCATTCAGGAGAATTGCAATCTGCAGAAGAAAGATTTTCACGCTATTGTGGAGTGTCTGCGTTGGCCACTCAGCTTCCTAGGTGGCGAATGATCTACCCGCCTCTAAAGGGGCTTTCTAGAATAGGAACTTGCAaagccacttttcaaatcatttcctCTGCTTTATACTACGCACTACAGAGTGGTACTTCTGTTAAATCACGTGCTCCAGATGGCGTTCTCATAACCGCTTTGCACTTACTCTCGCTATCATTGGATATTTGCACTCAACAAAGGGAATCTAATATTCAGGCTTGTTGCGTAGAAGATTCGATTCCGATTCTCGAATTGTCTGGTCTGGAAATAATGGGTATAAATCAAAGGACTGGATATGAAAGTTTGTTGTCTCTTCTTGTTTCATTAATGAGGACTCGTAAAGACGATGGTCTCCATCAATTTCCAGAGGCAGGCAGTTGCAATATTTCGTCCTGGATTGCAAAGTTGCTGAAGAAGTTCAGTGCAATTGATTCTGTCTGTATGAAGCTATTGCAAAGTCTTGCCCCGGAGGTTGTCAGTCAATCTGGATTTGATAAAGTCACGTCAGGCGCTGCTTCTGATGCGAAACGCAAGGCTAAAGCTAGAGAGAGGCAGGCTGCTATTCTG GCTAAAATGAAAGCTGAACAGGCAAAATTCTTGTCTACCTTGAGTTCCAGcatggatgatgatgatccaaGATCTGAAACTGAAACAAGTGATTCCCTAATGGAACAGGATTCAGAAATTGCTGTTCGTGAAGTTTGTTCTCTCTGCCATGACCCAGATTCCAAAGACCCGGTTTCTTTCTTGATTTTTCTCCAG AAATCTAAACTTTTGAGTTTTGTGGATAGAGGCCCTCCATCTTGGGATCAACGTTCACAGTCAGAAAAGAAAATGTCCGTTGATGGAGTTCGCGTGGTCCTGAGACGTAATTTTTCCTCAGATAGTTTAATGATTCCGCATGATGCAACCTCTGAGCCTGCTACAGATTCCGTGTTTGAATCTTTAACAACCCGGCTTATAAGGAATGGTCAGACGGAGAAGAGGTCTAGCGACGGGATGGGAAAAGATGAATCTAATATGGAATCAATGGAAATAGCTATGTATCAAACTGCTCGCAGAAAAATTAATAACGTTATAAATCAAAGCCTTACACATGTAGATCAACGACCACATGCTGCTGAAAGTAGTTCAGAGAGAAATCCTGTTGGTGGCCTACCTACTTTGCAAGTAAGAGTTCCTGATATTCGATCAAGACAAACCTCTAGACATTCGGATGTCAGTTCAGATGGGTTTCACCCTACTGACTGTGATGGGGTTTATCTTTCATCATGTGGGCATGCTGTTCATCAAAGCTGCCTTGAACGATATTTAAAGTCCTTAAAGGAAAG GTCGGACAGAAGAAATGTCTTTGAAGGTGCACATATTGTGGATCTAAAACTG GGAGAATTTCTCTGTCCTGCATGCCGGGGACTAGCTAATTCTGTATTGCCTGCATGTGCCGGAGATTTATGTTCTGTCTCAAGTATACAGGAAAGTTCGCATGATATGTTAGGTAAATCAGATGCACAGATGCCTTCTCTTCGGCTCTGTGAAGCGTTGTGTCTACTACGATCTGCGGCTGACGAGATCGAAGATGGTGATTGCGTTAGAACAGTTTCCCTGCAGGGAGATGAATCAATAAGGAAAGATCTTGAATCTGTTTCTAACAAGCTCTGGAATTTCTATTTTTCTGAGCGACAGGAAAATTTTCCGGGAAGTCATTGGCTATCACAATCAATCGTAATGTGGGACACCCTTAAGTACTCTCTTATTTCAATGGAAATTGTTACTCGCTGTGCGAAGAGTTCAGTGTTTCCTGTCTATTGTATTGACTCCTTGTATGAAGAGTTAAATACCTCTAAGGGAACTGCTTTGTCACTCTTATTACGAGTGGTACAGAGCACCCGAACAAAGAATGCTTTACATGTTTGTCAGAGATTTGTGGGCTTGAAGCATCTTGCAGAGTCTATATGCTCTGGAATTTCAAGTAGTCCTTCGAGCAGCATTTTTGGAAGTGAAG CAGATTCATTGAAGAATATAAACCTGCTCTGGAATCGATCATCTGATCCAGTTCTTTTCCATGACCCATTTTCATCACTGATGTGGGCTCTTTTTTGTCTCCCTTCTCCTTTCATCACCTGCCAGGAATCTCTATTATCACTTGTGCATATTTTCTACAGCGTGTCTCTTGTTCAG ACTATAATTGCCTATTGCGCGGGTCGCATGTTTGACTTGAGTAACTTAGATAACCTGCTTAGCGACATCTCCATCGCTTTGAGAGAATCAGGTGGTTGGGAGTATTTCAGGTCTAACAATATGGATTTATCATGTGATATAAAAGAGACTATCCGTAAATATAGTCTTCCTTTCTTGAGGAGATGTGCAATGCTGTGGAGGCTACTGGAAACTACTACTTCTGGAAAGCTTCATGAAGAGGTAGAtaagtttgatgagtccaccaGTGACAATATGGATTTCATGCATAGTCCCCAGTCGGAGCTGAATCATGTGAATGAATTGGAGAAAATGTTCAAGATTCCGCCTATTGATACCATTCTCAGTGATGAACTTCTCCGGTCCTCAACACAAACATGGCTTGGACATTTCCAGAAGGAATACAAAGTATACAGAGTTAAAGAGCCTCTTTGCATAACACCTGTAGTTCCTTTCCAGCTTATGAAGTTGCCCAATTTATACCAGGACCTATTGCAAAG GTATATCAAGAAACCTTGCAGCAGCTGCAAGGAAGTTCTGGAAGAACCTGCATTATGTCTTCTTTGTGGAAGATTGTGTTCTCCCATAAGGCCACCTTGTTGCAG AGAAAGTGGTTGTCAGACTCACGCAGTCACCTGTGGTGCTGGTACTGGTGTATTTCTTCTGATACGG CGGACCACAATTTTGCTACAAAGATTTGGAAGACAATCATCTTGGCCATCACTTTACTTGGATACGTTTGGAGAAGAG GATACCAATATGTTCAGAGGAAAACGACTATACCTGAATGAAGAACGTTATGCTGCATTAACAGACATG GTTGGTTCTCATGGACTCGATCAGAGCTCCAAAGTTCTCAATCAAACGACGCTAGGAATTTTCTTAACTTGA